GGGGAGCGCGACCCGCTCGCCGGGTTCTGCTCCGCGTTCTGGGCGCGGGCGCACACCGGTGGAGGTGCGTCGTGACGTCGGTGCTTCTCGAAGCGGTACGGCAACGACTCGCGGAGAGCGGGGTGGAGCCGACCCCGGCCGGGGTCGCGGCCGCGCTGCGGGCCCACGGGCGGCTGCTCGGGGACGCGGAGGTGCTCGGCGCCGCCGAGGAACTGCGGTGCGAACTGGTCGGCACCGGGCCGCTGGAGCCGCTCCTGGCCGATCCAGCCGTGACCGATGTGCTGGTCTCCGCACCGGACCGGGTGTGGGTCGACCGGGGCTGCGGACTCCGGCTGACGGAGGTGAGCTTCACCGACGCGGCAGCGGTGCGCCGGCTGGCGCAGCGGCTCGCGGCGGTGGCGGGACGCCGGCTGGACGACGCCCGCCCCTGGGTGGACGCGCGGCTCCCCGACGGCACCCGGATGCACGCGGTACTGCCTCCGGTGGCCGTCGGCTCGACCTGCCTCTCGCTGCGGGTGGTCAGGCCCCGGGCGTTCTCGCTGGACGAGCTGATGGCGGCCGGGACGGTACCACCGGGCGGCGACCGGCTCTTCAGGGCGCTGATCGAGGCCAGAGTCTCCTATCTCGTCAGCGGCGGCACGGGGTCCGGGAAGACGACGCTGCTGTCCACCCTGCTGGGACTGGTGGGTGAGCACGAGCGCATCGTGCTGGCGGAGGACTCGGCGGAACTCCGCCCCGACCATCCGCACGTGGTGCGACTCGAATCCCGCCCGGCCAATCAGGAGGGCGCGGGGCTGGTCACCCTTCGCGACCTGGTGCGCCAGGCGCTTCGGATGCGCCCCGACCGGCTGGTCGTCGGCGAGGTGCGCGGTCCCGAGGTGACCGATCTGCTGGCTGCGCTGAACACCGGGCACGACGGCGGCTGCGGAACCGTCCATGCGAACACGGCCGCGGACGTCCCCGCGCGGCTGGAAGCTCTGGGGACGGCCGCCGGTCTCGACCGGCTCGCTCTGCACAGCCAGTTGGCCGCGGCGCTGTCGGTCGTGGTGCATCTCGTACGAGGACGGGACGGCGGCCGTCGGGTCGCCGAGATCCATGTGCTGGAGCGGGACGCCACGGGACTCGTGGTGACCGTGCCTGCTCTGCGGTGGAGCGCGGCTCACTTCGTCCGCGAGCGCGGCTGGGAGCAGCTGCGGTCCCTGATCGGGGGACCGCGATGACGACGACGGCGGCGGTGTACGCGGCGGTGTGCGCGGGGGCCGCGGCCTGCCTGACGGTCGGCCGCGACGAGGGGCTGCGGCGGGCACGGCTGGTGCTGGCGTCCGGCGGTGTGGTGGGGAGGGGTCCCCGACGGCCCTGGGCGCACTGGAGGAGATTCGCCGACCGGTTGCGGCCGGAGTGGCTGTGCCTGCCGGCGGGGGCGCTGCTGGCCGTGCTGGGGGAGTCGGTGCTTCCGCTGCTCGCGGGTGCGGTGGGCGTCCCCTTGGCGGGGCGGCGGCTGAGGGCTTCCGAGCGGCGCCGGGCAGAGGACGGCAGAGCCGCTGCGGTGATCGCTCTATGCGGCGGCATCGTGGGGGAGTTGAGGGCCGGTGGCCAACCGGGGCAGGCGCTGCTGACCGTGGGCCGGGCCACGGGCGCGCTGGGCGCCGCCGAGGCGGCGGTGCTGTCCGCCGCCCGGTTCGGCGGGGATGTGCCCGCGGAACTTCGGCGTGCGTCCCGCGAGCCGGGCGCCGGGGGACTGGCCGGGCTGGCCGCCTGCTGGCTCGTCGCCGTGGACAGCGGTGCCGGACTGGCGACGGGGATCGACCGGCTGGAGGCCGCCCTCAGGTCGGAGCGGGACCAACGGGCGGCTCTGCGAGCGCAGTTGGCGGGATCACGGTCGACGGTCGTGGTACTGGCTCTGCTACCGGTGATCGGGCTGGCTCTCGGCTGGGCGCTCGGCGCGGATCCCCTGCGGGTCCTGCTGCACAGCCCCGCGGGGCTGGGCTGTCTGGTGGTGGGCGGACTGCTGGAGGCCGCCGGTCTGTACTGGGCGACGCGGATCGTACGGGCGGCGGAGCGGTCATGAGCGTGGAGTTCATCAGGGGCCTGGGCATCGCCTTGCTGGCCGGCGCGCCCGCGGCATGGGTGGTGAGGGCGCGAATGCGTCGCCGGCGGGCGCTGCGGCGGCTTCACGCCCTCCTGGGACCGAGCGCGGTGCGGCACGGGACGCCGAGCCGTCGGCGCCTGGTGCGCGCACCGGTGCGGGTGGGGCCATGGGCTCCCACGGTCGTGGCGGTGACGACAGGCTGGGTCCTGGCAGGTGGCGTCACCGGATGCCTGCTGGGACTGGCGGCGGCATACGGGCTCCACAGATGGCGGCGGGGCCGCGCCCGGGACCGGGTGGCGGGCGCCTCCGCGGGGGAGGTATCTGGTCAACTGCCCCTCGCCGCGGAGCTCCTGGCGGCCTGTGCCTCGGCAGGAGCCGGACCGCGCGAGGCGGCGTGTGCGGTCGGGCAGTCGCTCGGAGGGCCGGTCGGAGAGCGGCTGCAGCAGACGGCGGCCGAGCTTCGGCTGGGAAGCGAACCGGCCCGCGCATGGGGGAGGTTCGGGGAGATTCCGGGTGCGGCGGGACTCGCCCGCTGCCTGGAGCAGGCGGCCGCATCGGGAGCACCGGCCGCCGAGCCCGTTGCCCGGCTCGCCGCGGGACTCCGGGCGGAGAGGACCCGTATCGCGGTGTCCCGGGCGCAGCGCGCCCACGTACTGATCACCGCACCGGTAGGGCTCTGCTTCCTGCCCGCCTTTCTCGCGGTCGGGGTGGCTCCCGTCGTGATCGGTCTGGCCACCGGACTGCTGCACGGCAGCGGAGGCAACTGAGCGGTGGCGCAACCGGATCAGCGCATCAGCACGCCAGCGCATGGCATCCACGGCATCAGGAGCATCGACGGATCGATGGCGTAAGCAGCTGCGGCCGCACGAGGGAATCACGAGGGAATGAGGAGATCGACATGAGCATGAACGACCTGAGGGTCCGGACGACGCGATGCACCGCAAGGAGGCTGATCGACGCCGTATGCACCGGGGTCGTGGCCCGGACCAGGGCGATTCTCACCAGGACGAGGGGCCGGCAGAACCATGGCGACGCCGGGATGACGACATCGGAGTACGCGATGGGCACGATCGCGGCGTGCGCTTTCGCAGCCGTGCTGTATCAGGTGATCACGAGTGAAACGGTCTCCGGGGCACTTGAATCGATCATCGGGAAGGCGCTCAGTGCGCAGTTCTGACATCGGTTCCGACACCACGGCCACGGCGCAACCGGGTTCCCGCTGCGGCGCGGACCGGGGATCGGTTACGGCGGAGGCCGCGGTGGCCGTGCCCGCGCTGGTGGTGTTCACGATGGCGCTCGTGTGGGCACTGATGGCGGCCTCGGCGCAGATCCAGTGCGTGGACGCCGCAAGGGCGGGGGCTCGGGCGGCCGCCCGTTCGGAACCGGAGGCCGCCGCGCTCTCCGCCGCCCGTTCGGCCGCACCGCCCGGAGCGAAGATCTTGCTGGGCAGGGACGGGGACCTGTGGCGGGTGCGGGTCGAGGCACCGAGTCCGGGTCCTGTGACACCGTCCCTCACTCTGACGGCCGAAGCGGTGGCACTCGCGGAGGACGCAGTGGGGAGCGGCGAAACATGAGGAGAAGCGACAGGGGCTCGGCCACCGTGTGGGCGGCCATGGCGGCATGCACGATGTGCGTGGTCTTCGCCGTGGTGCTCGCCATGGGGCAGGCGGTGGTCGCTCGTCATCGTGCGGGAGCCGCGGCCGACCTCGCGGCACTCGCCGCGGCCGACCGGGCACTGGAGGGAGCCGGGCAGGCGTGTGCCCGGGCGGCACGGGTGGCCCGGGCACAGGGGGCGGTGGTCGTGCGGTGCGCGGTGGCCGGCGAGATCGCCGACGTGACGGCCGCCGCGGCTCTCGGCCCGTACCGGCCCGAGGTCCGGTCCCGCGCCGGTCCGCCGGTCCCGCCCGGGTCTCCGGTCGGGCCGAGGCCGCTGTTCCGGTTAGGGCCGATGCTCTCGCAGGCTCCGCAGGCTCCGCAGGCTCCGCAGGTCCCGCAGGCTCCGCGGGTCCCGCCGGGCCATCAGGACCTGCTCGGTCCACCGGGCCATCCCGGTCCGCTCGGTGCGCCGGGCCGGTCGCCGAAGAGGTCTCGGGCGGAACGGCGCCCGGCCCGCCCGTCCGGCCCGGTTCGGGCAGCCGGCCCGGTCCGCCGGGGCCGCGGACCACCGTCACCCCTCGACGGCTTCCGGTCCCTCTGGCGTCCGGCCCCACCGGGGCTCGCGGCGATAGGCCCGTGAGGCTGCCGGATCCTCCTGTAAGCCCGGTGCCTCCTCCGTCGCCTCCACGTCCCCGTCCGGGGTGACCGGGGCCTGCCGGGGATCGGGGGTGCCGGTCACCCCGGACGGGGAGCGGCCGGGGCCTCACTGAGGAGAACGGTGAGCAGGCGGACGGCGGCCCGTTTGTGGAGGGGGTCGTTGCCGTTGCCGCACTTGGGGGACTGGATGCAGGAGGGGCAGCCCGCGTCGCACTCGCACGAGGCGATGGCCTCTCGGGTCGCGTCCAGCCAATCGCGGGCCGTGTGGAAGGCCCGCTCGGCGAAGCCCGCACCACCAGGGTGCCCGTCGTACACGAAGACCGTCGGCAGCAGGGTGTCCGGGTGCAGCGGTACGGAGACCCCGCCGATGTCCCAGCGGTCGCAGGTGGCGAAGAGCGGGAGCAGCCCGATGGAGGCGTGCTCGGCGGCGTGCAGGGCCCCGCCCAGCTGCTCCGGGTTCACCCGGGCGGCATCCAGCTGGTCCTCGGTCACGGTCCACCACACGGCGCGGGTGCGCAGGGTGCGCGGCGGCAGATCCAGCTTGGTCTCGCCGAGTACCTCTCCGGTGATCAGCTTCCGGCGCAGAAAGGAGACGACCTGGTTGGTGACCTCGACGGAGCCGTAGCAGAGACGGCCGGCGCCCCAGGCGACCTCGGTGTCGGTCTCGAGGACGGACACGGAGGTGGTGTCCCGGGCGATGGTGGAGTACGGCGGGTCGGCCTCCTCGACGAGGGCGACGGAGTCCTCCAGATCCAGCCGCTTCACCAGGTAGGTGCGGCCCTGGTGAAGGTGTACGGCGCCGTCGTGCACGGCGGTGTGGGCGGCGGGCTCGTCGACCGTGCCGAGCAGCCGGCCGGTGGCGGCCTCGACGATCTGCACCGGCCGCCCGCCCTCGCCGCGGATGTCGGCGAGGTCGGCTGCCCGCTCCCGGCGTGTCCAGTACCAGCCGGCGGTGCGTCTGCGCAGCAGCCCGGCGCTCTCCAGCTGAGGCAGCAGCTCTGGGGTGGTCGGGCCGAACAGCTCCAGGTCCTGTTCGGTCAGGGGCAGCTCCGCCGCGGCCGCGCAGAGGTGCGGCGCCAGTACGTAGGGGTTGTCCGGGTCGAGGACGGTGGACTCGACGGGCTGCCGGAACAGGGCCTCGGGGTGGTGGACGAGATAGGTGTCCAGCGGGTCGTCGCGGGCGACCAGCACCGCGAGAGCGCCTTGGCCGGCCCGGCCCGCCCGGCCCGCCTGCTGCCAGAGCGAGGCACGGGTGCCGGGGTAGCCGGCGATGAGGACCGCGTCCAGGCCGGAGACGTCGACGCCCAGTTCCAGGGCGGTGGTGGCGGCCAGCCCGAGCAGCTCGCCCGAGTGCAGTGCCCGCTCCAGTGCGCGCCGTTCCTCCGGAAGATAGCCGCCCCGGTACGCGGCGACACGCCGGGCGAGGTTCCGGTCGACCTCGGCCAGCCGCTCCTGGCTGATGACCGAGATCAGCTCGGCGCTCCGCCGTGAGCGCACAAAGGCGACGGTACGGACGCCCTGGACGGCCAGGTCGGTCAGGAGGTCCGCGGTCTCCGCCGTGGCGGTGCGGCGTACCGGGGCGCCCTTCTCGCCGTGCAGCTCGGTGAGCGGCGGTTCCCAGAGGGCGAAGACGAGCTCACCGCGTGGCGAGGCGTCGTCCGAGACCTCGGTTACGGGCAGCCCGGTCAGCCGGCCGGCCGCGACGGCGGGATCGGCGGCCGTCGCCGAGGCCAGCAGGAACACCGGATGGGCGCCGTAGCGGGCGCACACGCGGCGCAGCCGGCGGAGTACCTGGGCGACGTGGGACCCGAAGACGCCGCGGTAGGTGTGGCACTCGTCGATCACGACGTAGCGCAGCGAGCGCAGGAAGGAGGACCAGCGGGAATGTGACGGGAGTATGCCCCGGTGCAGCATGTCCGGGTTGGTGAGGACGTGGTTCGCGTACTGGCGGACCCACTCGCGCTCCTCGACGGGGGTGTCGCCGTCGTACACGGCGGGTCGCACACGGTTGCCGAGCGGCGAGGCGAGTTCCCGCACGGCGCGGCACTGGTCGGCCGCGAGGGCTTTCGTCGGGGCCAGGTACAGGGCGGTGGTGCCGCGTCCGTTGGGCGCCTCGGAGCCGTCCAGCAGGGTGCTGAGGACCGGGGCGAGGTAGGCGAGGGACTTGCCGGACGCGGTGCCGGTGGCGATCACGACCGACTCGCCGTCCAGGGCGTGCTCGGCGGCGGCCGCCTGGTGGGCCCAGGGGTGCTCGATCCCGGCCCGCTCGATGGCGTTGATCACTTCCGGGCGGACGCGGTGCGGCCAGACTGCATGGCGACCCGGCCTTGGGGGCAAGTGCTCCGTATGAGTGATGCGCGCAGCCCGGCCCGCCGCTGCGGCGAGCCGGTCGAGGACCGTACCGGGGGAGGGGCGGGTGCCCCCGCTCTCGGAGGGTCGTCTGGGTCGGTGATTCATGGCCATCGGCACCGAGTGTGTCACCGGCGTGACGGACAATGGTCCCAAGGCGTCGTGCATGGCTGCTGGTAAGTGATTGAATGCCATCGCGGCTGGCGATCCGTCCCCTGGCTCCGCCGGGGAGACCGAGGGGCGACCGCTCGATAGCAAGGTGCTGGAGGATCCGTGGACCTGTCCCTGTCGACTCGCAATGTGTCCGGCCCTGGCGGCGACCGCACGGTCGTCGAGGTCGGTGGCGAGATTGATGTGTATACCGCGCCCAAGCTGCGCGAGCAGTTGGTCGAGTTGGTGAACGACGGCAGTTACCACCTGGTCGTCGACATGGAGGGCGTGGACTTCCTCGACTCGACCGGCCTCGGCGTGCTCGTGGGCGGTCTGAAGCGCGTACGTGCGCATGAAGGCTCGCTGCGCCTGGTCTGCAACCAGGAGCGCATTCTCAAGATCTTCCGGATCACTGGTCTGACCAAGGTGTTCCCCATTCACACCACGGTCGACGAGGCCGTCGCGGCGACCGACTGAGTCGCCCGGGGGTTCCCCGGGGACTCCGGCCCGTTCGGAGGCTCCGGGGAGTCCGGAGGAAGGCCAGGGTGCCGGGTCCAGGCCCGGTGCCCCTGAGAAGCACGCTCGCACGCTCGTACGTCCGAGGGGGACCGCATGGCCACCGTTGAACTCCGCTTCAGTGCTCAGCCCGAGCACGTCAGGACGGCTCGCCTGGTGGCGGCCGCAGTGGCGCGGCGGGCGGGGGTCGACGAGGCGGTGCTGGACGAGGTCAGGCTCGCCGTCGGTGAGGCGTGCAGCCGTGCCGTGGGGCTGCACCGCAGCCATGGCGTCACCGCTCCCGTGCGCGTCCTGCTCACCGAGGAGGAGAAGTCCTTCTCGATCGAGGTCGGCGACGAGGTGCCCGCGTCGGGCGGCTCCCCCGGATCCGACGCCGGGCAACACGGCGCCGGTCCCGGGGACGACCCCGAGGACGCCGACGGCCGCGACCAGATGGGACTCGCGGTGATCAGCGGTCTCGTCGACGACGTCGAGGTGACGACGAGTGGGCGCGGAGGCCTCATCCGTATGAGCTGGCCGTCGAATCCGGCCACGATCGTGCCATGACCCGATGAGCGTGCCGGGCGCGCCACGCTGACGGCGACCTGGCTGTTCACCCTTTTGAGAGGCCCTGCTGAGCAGGGCCTTTTTCATTTCCCTAGATCATTGATCAACCGTCAATGCTTTTGCCCCATTACTGCTTTCGGGGGCAATCCTGAGCCGCGATCATTTGGTAAGGAGCGAACGAAGGTCAATTCCCATTGTCGCGCACTGTTTTGATCAGGTTCCGCTCCCTACAATCCGTCCACATCTTGAGCTCTGAACGTCAAGGAGGACGAATGGCGGGGCTCTTCAACCCAACCCTGACCGACCCCACTTCCCTCGCGGCCGCGGTACTCACCGATGACAACAGAATGATCGTAATGGTGATCGCGGCCGTCGCGATCGCGGCTCTGGTCGTCGCCCAGCTGCTGGTGCGTCAAGTGCTGGCGGCCGGTGAAGGCACCGAGTCGATGAAGAAGATCGCGGCAGCCGTGCAGGAGGGCGCGAACGCCTATCTGGCCCGGCAGTTGCGGACGCTCGGCATTTTCGCCGTGGTCGTCTTCTTCCTGCTGATGCTGCTGCCGGCCGACGACTGGTCGCAGAGACTGGGACGTTCGGTCTTCTTCCTGGTGGGTGCGCTGTTCTCGGCCGCCACGGGATACATCGGAATGCGTCTCGCGGTGCGCGCGAATGTGCGAGTGGCCGCGGCGGCGCGTGAGGCCACCCCGGCCGAAGGGGAACCGGCGAAGGATCTGACGACCGTCGCGCACAAGGCCATGAAGATCGCTTTCCGTACCGGCGGCGTGGTGGGCATGTTCACGGTGGGCCTCGGTCTGCTCGGCGCCGCCTGCGTGGTTCTGGTCTATGCCGCCGACGCCCCCAAGGTCCTGGAGGGCTTCGGCCTCGGCGCCGCACTGATCGCCATGTTCATGCGTGTCGGCGGCGGCATCTTCACCAAGGCCGCGGACGTCGGGGCCGACCTCGTCGGCAAGGTCGAGCAGGGCATCCCCGAGGACGACCCGCGCAATGCCGCGACCATCGCGGACAACGTCGGCGACAACGTCGGCGACTGCGCCGGCATGGCCGCCGACCTCTTCGAGTCGTACGCCGTCACGCTCGTCGCCGCCCTCATCCTGGGCAAGGCCGCCTTCGGCGATCTGGGGCTGGCCTTCCCGCTGATCGTCCCGGCGATCGGCGTGGTCACCGCGATGATCGGCATCTTCGCGGTCGCCCCGCGGCGCGCCGACCGCAGCGGGATGTCCGCCATCAACCGCGGCTTCTTCATCTCCGCGGTGATCTCACTGGCCCTAGTGGCCGCGGCGGTGTTCGCCTACCTGCCGTCGTCGTACGCCGCCCTCAGCGGCGTCACCGAGCCCGCGATCCGGGCCCACGAGGGCGACCCGCGCATCCTCGCGCTGGTCGCCGTCGCGATCGGCATCGTGCTGGCCGCCCTGATCCAGCAACTGACCGGGTACTTCACCGAGACGAACCGGCGCCCGGTCCGCGACATCGGCAAGTCGTCGCTCACCGGCCCGGCCACCGTCGTGCTCGCCGGCATCTCCATCGGCCTGGAGTCCGCCGTCTACACCGCGCTGCTGATCGGCCTCGGCGTCTACGGGGCGTTCCTGCTCGGTGGCACGTCGATCATGCTCGCGCTGTTCGCCGTGGCGCTCGCCGGCACCGGACTGCTCACCACGGTCGGCGTCATCGTCGCCATGGACACGTTCGGCCCGGTCTCCGACAACGCCCAGGGCATCGCGGAGATGTCCGGCGACGTGGAGGGCGCGGGGGCGCAGGTCCTCACCGACCTGGACGCCGTCGGCAACACGACCAAGGCGATCACCAAGGGCATCGCCATCGCGACGGCCGTCCTCGCCGCGGCCGCGCTCTTCGGCTCGTACCGGGACGCGATCGCCACCGCCGTCGCGGAGGTCAGTGCGAAGGCCGGGGAGATGAACCTGAGCCTGGACATCTCCCAGCCCAACAACCTGGTGGGCCTGGTCCTCGGCGCCGCGGTCGTCTTCCTCTTCTCCGGGCTGGCGATCAACGCCGTTTCGCGGTCCGCCGGTGCCGTGGTCTTCGAGGTGCGGCGGCAGTTCCGTGAGCACCCCGGGATCATGGACTACAGCGAGAAGCCGGAGTACGGACGCGTCGTCGACATCTGCACCAAGGACGCCCTGCGCGAACTGGCCACACCCGGTCTGCTCGCGGTCATGGCACCCATCGCGGTCGGCTTCACACTCGGCGTCGGCGCTCTCGGCTCGTACCTCGCCGGTGCGATCGGCACGGGCACCCTCATGGCCGTCTTCCTCGCCAACTCCGGTGGCGCGTGGGACAACGCCAAGAAGCTCGTCGAGGACGGGCACCACGGCGGAAAGGGCAGTGAGGCGCATTCGGCGACGGTGATCGGTGACACCGTGGGCGACCCGTTCAAGGACACCGCGGG
The Streptomyces tirandamycinicus DNA segment above includes these coding regions:
- a CDS encoding TadA family conjugal transfer-associated ATPase, producing the protein MTSVLLEAVRQRLAESGVEPTPAGVAAALRAHGRLLGDAEVLGAAEELRCELVGTGPLEPLLADPAVTDVLVSAPDRVWVDRGCGLRLTEVSFTDAAAVRRLAQRLAAVAGRRLDDARPWVDARLPDGTRMHAVLPPVAVGSTCLSLRVVRPRAFSLDELMAAGTVPPGGDRLFRALIEARVSYLVSGGTGSGKTTLLSTLLGLVGEHERIVLAEDSAELRPDHPHVVRLESRPANQEGAGLVTLRDLVRQALRMRPDRLVVGEVRGPEVTDLLAALNTGHDGGCGTVHANTAADVPARLEALGTAAGLDRLALHSQLAAALSVVVHLVRGRDGGRRVAEIHVLERDATGLVVTVPALRWSAAHFVRERGWEQLRSLIGGPR
- a CDS encoding type II secretion system F family protein, with product MTTTAAVYAAVCAGAAACLTVGRDEGLRRARLVLASGGVVGRGPRRPWAHWRRFADRLRPEWLCLPAGALLAVLGESVLPLLAGAVGVPLAGRRLRASERRRAEDGRAAAVIALCGGIVGELRAGGQPGQALLTVGRATGALGAAEAAVLSAARFGGDVPAELRRASREPGAGGLAGLAACWLVAVDSGAGLATGIDRLEAALRSERDQRAALRAQLAGSRSTVVVLALLPVIGLALGWALGADPLRVLLHSPAGLGCLVVGGLLEAAGLYWATRIVRAAERS
- a CDS encoding type II secretion system F family protein, with protein sequence MSVEFIRGLGIALLAGAPAAWVVRARMRRRRALRRLHALLGPSAVRHGTPSRRRLVRAPVRVGPWAPTVVAVTTGWVLAGGVTGCLLGLAAAYGLHRWRRGRARDRVAGASAGEVSGQLPLAAELLAACASAGAGPREAACAVGQSLGGPVGERLQQTAAELRLGSEPARAWGRFGEIPGAAGLARCLEQAAASGAPAAEPVARLAAGLRAERTRIAVSRAQRAHVLITAPVGLCFLPAFLAVGVAPVVIGLATGLLHGSGGN
- a CDS encoding DUF4244 domain-containing protein, yielding MSMNDLRVRTTRCTARRLIDAVCTGVVARTRAILTRTRGRQNHGDAGMTTSEYAMGTIAACAFAAVLYQVITSETVSGALESIIGKALSAQF
- a CDS encoding TadE family type IV pilus minor pilin; translation: MRSSDIGSDTTATAQPGSRCGADRGSVTAEAAVAVPALVVFTMALVWALMAASAQIQCVDAARAGARAAARSEPEAAALSAARSAAPPGAKILLGRDGDLWRVRVEAPSPGPVTPSLTLTAEAVALAEDAVGSGET
- a CDS encoding Rv3654c family TadE-like protein, encoding MCVVFAVVLAMGQAVVARHRAGAAADLAALAAADRALEGAGQACARAARVARAQGAVVVRCAVAGEIADVTAAAALGPYRPEVRSRAGPPVPPGSPVGPRPLFRLGPMLSQAPQAPQAPQVPQAPRVPPGHQDLLGPPGHPGPLGAPGRSPKRSRAERRPARPSGPVRAAGPVRRGRGPPSPLDGFRSLWRPAPPGLAAIGP
- a CDS encoding DEAD/DEAH box helicase, whose protein sequence is MAFNHLPAAMHDALGPLSVTPVTHSVPMAMNHRPRRPSESGGTRPSPGTVLDRLAAAAGRAARITHTEHLPPRPGRHAVWPHRVRPEVINAIERAGIEHPWAHQAAAAEHALDGESVVIATGTASGKSLAYLAPVLSTLLDGSEAPNGRGTTALYLAPTKALAADQCRAVRELASPLGNRVRPAVYDGDTPVEEREWVRQYANHVLTNPDMLHRGILPSHSRWSSFLRSLRYVVIDECHTYRGVFGSHVAQVLRRLRRVCARYGAHPVFLLASATAADPAVAAGRLTGLPVTEVSDDASPRGELVFALWEPPLTELHGEKGAPVRRTATAETADLLTDLAVQGVRTVAFVRSRRSAELISVISQERLAEVDRNLARRVAAYRGGYLPEERRALERALHSGELLGLAATTALELGVDVSGLDAVLIAGYPGTRASLWQQAGRAGRAGQGALAVLVARDDPLDTYLVHHPEALFRQPVESTVLDPDNPYVLAPHLCAAAAELPLTEQDLELFGPTTPELLPQLESAGLLRRRTAGWYWTRRERAADLADIRGEGGRPVQIVEAATGRLLGTVDEPAAHTAVHDGAVHLHQGRTYLVKRLDLEDSVALVEEADPPYSTIARDTTSVSVLETDTEVAWGAGRLCYGSVEVTNQVVSFLRRKLITGEVLGETKLDLPPRTLRTRAVWWTVTEDQLDAARVNPEQLGGALHAAEHASIGLLPLFATCDRWDIGGVSVPLHPDTLLPTVFVYDGHPGGAGFAERAFHTARDWLDATREAIASCECDAGCPSCIQSPKCGNGNDPLHKRAAVRLLTVLLSEAPAAPRPG
- a CDS encoding STAS domain-containing protein, with the protein product MDLSLSTRNVSGPGGDRTVVEVGGEIDVYTAPKLREQLVELVNDGSYHLVVDMEGVDFLDSTGLGVLVGGLKRVRAHEGSLRLVCNQERILKIFRITGLTKVFPIHTTVDEAVAATD
- a CDS encoding ATP-binding protein, producing the protein MATVELRFSAQPEHVRTARLVAAAVARRAGVDEAVLDEVRLAVGEACSRAVGLHRSHGVTAPVRVLLTEEEKSFSIEVGDEVPASGGSPGSDAGQHGAGPGDDPEDADGRDQMGLAVISGLVDDVEVTTSGRGGLIRMSWPSNPATIVP
- a CDS encoding sodium-translocating pyrophosphatase, with the translated sequence MAGLFNPTLTDPTSLAAAVLTDDNRMIVMVIAAVAIAALVVAQLLVRQVLAAGEGTESMKKIAAAVQEGANAYLARQLRTLGIFAVVVFFLLMLLPADDWSQRLGRSVFFLVGALFSAATGYIGMRLAVRANVRVAAAAREATPAEGEPAKDLTTVAHKAMKIAFRTGGVVGMFTVGLGLLGAACVVLVYAADAPKVLEGFGLGAALIAMFMRVGGGIFTKAADVGADLVGKVEQGIPEDDPRNAATIADNVGDNVGDCAGMAADLFESYAVTLVAALILGKAAFGDLGLAFPLIVPAIGVVTAMIGIFAVAPRRADRSGMSAINRGFFISAVISLALVAAAVFAYLPSSYAALSGVTEPAIRAHEGDPRILALVAVAIGIVLAALIQQLTGYFTETNRRPVRDIGKSSLTGPATVVLAGISIGLESAVYTALLIGLGVYGAFLLGGTSIMLALFAVALAGTGLLTTVGVIVAMDTFGPVSDNAQGIAEMSGDVEGAGAQVLTDLDAVGNTTKAITKGIAIATAVLAAAALFGSYRDAIATAVAEVSAKAGEMNLSLDISQPNNLVGLVLGAAVVFLFSGLAINAVSRSAGAVVFEVRRQFREHPGIMDYSEKPEYGRVVDICTKDALRELATPGLLAVMAPIAVGFTLGVGALGSYLAGAIGTGTLMAVFLANSGGAWDNAKKLVEDGHHGGKGSEAHSATVIGDTVGDPFKDTAGPAINPLLKVMNLVALLIAPAVVQFSYGDDANAGVRAAIATLAILVIVVAVYLSKRRSVAVGDESNAADRSSKSPDPAVVSQ